One part of the Methanomassiliicoccales archaeon genome encodes these proteins:
- a CDS encoding prephenate dehydrogenase/arogenate dehydrogenase family protein, whose translation MDELSLLRERIASADRKIMEIMARREEIARAIGHYKLSNNIPIRNLEVEEKVVERYLDLARGLGIGERTAVDLARVTIKDAVEVQSQIMKPSESKSILVVGGAGKMGTWLSSYFHSRGHEVMVLDPDGKTDFDRAPSLQEGIDKSDVIVVATPMSKMAEVLLEIFELQPQGVIFDIASIKSPIIPLLRESASQGIKVCSVHPMFGPDAVSLYDRNVLVCDCGSREAVIVGKELFEGTGALMLEVEVERHDELMSFVLGLSHAVSLAFFKALAGSGFDHQTLERAASTTFRKQMDTSRDVAFENPELYFDIQNRNPHASRALELLGDAVDRIMESAVDGDRESFIKIMEDGRVYFGGIE comes from the coding sequence TTGGATGAGCTATCCTTGCTCAGGGAAAGGATAGCATCTGCCGATCGCAAGATCATGGAGATCATGGCCAGGAGGGAGGAGATAGCCCGTGCGATCGGTCATTACAAACTCTCAAATAATATTCCCATTAGGAACCTGGAGGTCGAGGAGAAGGTTGTGGAGAGATACCTAGACCTTGCCAGAGGGCTAGGGATAGGAGAGAGAACCGCGGTGGATCTTGCCCGGGTGACCATCAAAGATGCCGTTGAGGTTCAGAGCCAGATCATGAAACCTTCAGAGTCCAAAAGCATCCTGGTGGTAGGCGGTGCCGGAAAGATGGGCACCTGGCTGAGCAGTTATTTCCATTCAAGAGGACACGAGGTCATGGTCCTCGACCCAGATGGAAAGACCGATTTCGATAGGGCACCCTCGCTCCAGGAGGGCATCGATAAATCCGATGTGATAGTGGTGGCTACCCCAATGTCAAAGATGGCGGAGGTCCTGCTGGAGATCTTTGAGCTTCAGCCCCAAGGGGTGATCTTCGACATAGCCTCCATCAAATCACCTATTATTCCTTTGCTAAGGGAATCAGCATCCCAGGGAATCAAGGTGTGTAGCGTTCACCCTATGTTCGGTCCCGATGCGGTTTCGCTCTATGACCGGAATGTGCTCGTATGCGATTGCGGCTCACGTGAGGCCGTCATTGTGGGAAAGGAACTATTCGAGGGGACGGGAGCCCTGATGCTGGAGGTCGAGGTTGAAAGGCACGACGAGTTGATGTCGTTCGTTCTCGGGTTGAGTCACGCGGTGAGCCTGGCCTTCTTCAAGGCACTGGCCGGATCTGGTTTCGATCACCAGACTCTGGAAAGGGCTGCGTCTACCACATTCAGGAAGCAGATGGATACCTCCAGGGACGTGGCGTTCGAGAACCCTGAGCTCTATTTCGACATACAGAATCGGAATCCCCATGCAAGCAGGGCGCTTGAACTCCTTGGTGATGCCGTGGACAGGATAATGGAATCAGCGGTTGATGGAGACAGGGAATCATTCATCAAGATCATGGAAGATGGAAGGGTATACTTCGGAGGGATTGAGTGA
- the aroA gene encoding 3-phosphoshikimate 1-carboxyvinyltransferase — translation MRLRVMPGDVEGAIPASPSKSYSHRVMILAMMAHGTSVLKRVLLSDDTLSTLNAVRQFGAKVLVKGDTCRIKGGHMECPDDPVDAGNSGTTIRLLTGVASLLPCTTVLTGDSSIRRRPMGPLIDALQEMGVTCIPTQAEGRAPLMVRGPNYGRRAHIRGDVSSQFISSLLICSPLKDVDTEIVLTSPLISSPYVDITVELMEQFGGEVEITEEGFKVSGGQIYMPATLEVPGDFSSAAFPLVTAALRGRVTVTGLTEKTKQGDKAILDILESFGAIVKRREREIEVCPSDLHGQEVDLSSCPDLFPVVAVLAACSTGRSVLCNASHLRHKESDRIRTTVDMLRKMGAKVEEREDGCIVEGPNRLRGAIIDPHGDHRILMAASVAALVAEGETIIGDGDCYAVSYPSFVQDMVTLGARIEVME, via the coding sequence TTGAGACTGAGGGTGATGCCAGGAGATGTTGAAGGGGCTATTCCAGCCTCGCCTTCCAAGAGCTATTCCCACCGGGTCATGATCCTAGCGATGATGGCACACGGGACCTCGGTTCTGAAAAGGGTGCTCCTCAGTGACGACACTCTTTCCACTCTTAACGCGGTGAGACAGTTCGGGGCCAAGGTCCTGGTGAAGGGAGATACCTGCCGGATCAAGGGGGGTCACATGGAATGCCCAGATGACCCTGTGGACGCGGGCAACTCGGGAACCACTATACGGCTGCTCACAGGCGTGGCGTCACTCCTGCCCTGCACCACAGTGCTCACTGGAGACAGCAGCATCCGGAGAAGGCCCATGGGCCCTCTTATCGATGCGCTACAGGAGATGGGGGTGACCTGCATCCCGACTCAGGCTGAAGGTAGGGCCCCCCTGATGGTCAGGGGACCCAACTACGGGAGGCGGGCTCACATCAGAGGAGACGTCAGCTCCCAGTTCATATCCTCTCTTCTGATATGCTCCCCACTTAAGGATGTGGACACCGAGATAGTGCTCACTTCTCCTTTGATCTCGTCCCCATACGTGGACATCACCGTGGAGCTGATGGAGCAGTTCGGAGGTGAAGTTGAGATCACCGAAGAGGGTTTCAAAGTGTCGGGTGGTCAAATATACATGCCAGCGACTTTAGAGGTTCCCGGGGATTTCTCCTCAGCGGCCTTTCCCCTGGTCACCGCAGCGCTGCGGGGAAGGGTAACGGTCACCGGATTGACCGAGAAGACCAAGCAGGGAGACAAGGCCATCCTGGACATCCTGGAGAGCTTTGGCGCCATAGTGAAGCGAAGGGAGAGGGAGATCGAGGTCTGCCCCTCAGACCTGCATGGTCAGGAAGTTGACCTTTCGAGCTGTCCGGATCTGTTCCCCGTTGTTGCGGTTCTCGCAGCTTGTTCAACAGGAAGGTCAGTACTTTGCAACGCAAGCCATCTTCGTCACAAGGAAAGTGACAGAATCCGTACAACTGTTGATATGCTTAGGAAGATGGGAGCAAAGGTTGAAGAGCGAGAAGATGGTTGCATCGTGGAAGGTCCTAACAGGCTTAGGGGGGCCATCATCGACCCTCACGGTGACCACAGAATATTGATGGCTGCCTCGGTAGCGGCCCTGGTTGCCGAGGGAGAGACCATCATCGGAGATGGCGACTGCTATGCTGTCTCCTACCCCAGCTTCGTTCAGGACATGGTCACGCTCGGGGCGAGGATCGAGGTGATGGAATGA
- the aroC gene encoding chorismate synthase gives MNTIGTAFRITLFGSSHGPAVGCTVDGCPPGIQIQREDMESDLSLRRPEPGIGTARREEDTISIISGVVDSVSTGTPITITIANRDVDSSKYIKFKRIPRPGHADFPAIMRYGEAHDIRGGGQFSGRMTAPLVVAGTVAKALLSTLAIEVAAYTQSIGKVVDDDAHDFQHVLEESRRNSIRAASAEMAELMRDEILSAAEDDDSVGGSIQCQCDGLPVGVGEPFFDTLEGEISKMLFSIPGVRGVEFGSGFRATIMRGSEHNDPYAVLEGQVITVTNHHGGVLGGLSTGMPLMIRVAFKPTASIAKEQNSVDLTTMRETSLRIEGRHDPCIVPRAVVVVEAVVAIVLADLCLRGGFIG, from the coding sequence ATGAACACCATCGGAACCGCATTCAGGATAACCCTTTTCGGGAGCAGTCACGGGCCAGCAGTGGGCTGCACGGTAGACGGATGTCCACCAGGGATCCAGATCCAGAGGGAGGACATGGAGAGCGACCTCTCACTGCGAAGGCCAGAGCCTGGTATAGGCACGGCGAGAAGGGAGGAGGATACCATTAGCATCATTTCTGGGGTGGTCGACTCTGTGAGCACTGGCACACCCATCACCATTACAATCGCCAATCGAGACGTGGACAGCTCGAAGTATATCAAATTCAAGAGGATTCCCAGACCAGGTCACGCTGATTTCCCAGCGATCATGAGGTACGGGGAAGCGCACGACATCAGGGGCGGTGGACAATTCTCGGGAAGGATGACAGCCCCTCTGGTGGTGGCAGGGACCGTTGCCAAGGCTCTCCTATCGACTTTAGCGATCGAAGTGGCAGCTTATACCCAATCTATAGGGAAAGTGGTGGACGATGATGCCCACGACTTTCAGCATGTCCTGGAAGAGAGTCGACGGAACTCGATAAGAGCTGCTTCGGCAGAGATGGCCGAATTGATGAGGGATGAGATCCTCTCCGCCGCGGAGGACGACGACAGCGTGGGTGGCTCCATCCAGTGTCAATGCGATGGCCTGCCCGTGGGAGTGGGCGAGCCCTTCTTCGACACATTGGAGGGAGAGATATCGAAGATGCTGTTCTCCATTCCGGGCGTGAGGGGAGTGGAGTTCGGATCTGGCTTCCGGGCGACAATAATGAGGGGTTCGGAGCACAACGACCCATACGCGGTCCTCGAGGGGCAGGTAATCACGGTGACCAACCATCATGGAGGGGTACTGGGTGGACTGTCCACCGGAATGCCGCTCATGATCAGGGTGGCTTTCAAGCCCACTGCCTCAATAGCCAAGGAGCAAAACAGCGTTGACCTGACTACCATGAGGGAAACCAGTCTTAGGATTGAGGGAAGGCATGATCCATGCATTGTTCCAAGAGCCGTGGTGGTTGTCGAGGCTGTCGTGGCCATTGTACTCGCTGACCTATGCTTGAGGGGTGGTTTCATTGGATGA
- a CDS encoding shikimate kinase: protein MKGEAICHGAATIVNAIALGKGAAFGIDLHTSAEVELIPDGEIEIVMEENENPSLAIRCFENVLSLFAPNEYLGAVIRTRSNIPISRGLKSSSAAANAIVLATLNALEIELDPLEAVKIGTKSAVEAGVSVTGAFDDATASLLGGVVVTDNDREIILKRDILPDDIKVLLHVPDFKIRKRNLPLDRIKSMAPIAKTALDLAMEGDYFWAMTLNGICFSAALGLDQELAMEAMHKGALAAGVSGTGPATAILVKEDVVDELLADLDSWDLRVVELYQGDPA, encoded by the coding sequence ATGAAGGGCGAGGCTATCTGTCACGGAGCGGCCACCATAGTCAACGCCATAGCTCTTGGCAAAGGGGCCGCCTTTGGAATCGATCTGCACACGAGTGCGGAGGTAGAGCTCATACCAGATGGAGAGATAGAGATCGTAATGGAGGAGAACGAGAATCCCTCGCTTGCGATAAGATGCTTCGAGAATGTTCTCTCTCTGTTCGCACCTAATGAGTATTTGGGAGCCGTAATCAGAACTAGGTCTAACATCCCAATCTCCAGAGGTTTGAAGAGCAGCAGTGCCGCGGCCAACGCCATCGTCCTGGCCACGCTTAATGCCCTGGAGATTGAGCTTGATCCGTTGGAAGCGGTGAAGATAGGGACCAAGAGCGCCGTGGAGGCTGGTGTGTCGGTTACAGGTGCCTTCGATGACGCGACCGCCTCTCTTCTTGGAGGCGTTGTTGTAACCGACAATGACCGTGAGATTATTCTCAAGAGGGACATTTTACCTGATGACATCAAGGTCCTCCTTCACGTCCCGGACTTCAAGATCAGGAAGCGAAATCTACCCCTGGATCGGATAAAATCAATGGCTCCAATAGCCAAGACGGCGCTGGATCTCGCCATGGAAGGTGATTACTTCTGGGCAATGACCCTGAACGGAATATGCTTCTCGGCCGCTTTGGGCCTTGACCAGGAACTTGCTATGGAGGCAATGCACAAAGGGGCTCTCGCAGCTGGCGTCTCGGGAACAGGCCCAGCAACAGCCATATTGGTGAAAGAGGATGTAGTTGATGAGCTGCTCGCAGACCTCGATTCCTGGGATTTGAGGGTGGTGGAACTATATCAGGGGGATCCTGCTTGA